A DNA window from Haloactinospora alba contains the following coding sequences:
- a CDS encoding MFS transporter — MTETLPTAATGVSTAAPTRGRGYLAVQLLLLSAGALVATGQMYLPLPLLQLIADSTGGTVQAASWTVTAFAAGYAVGFLVLGPLGPRVGYRGMITLGLGVTAALTLLAGSMPTIQLVLVVRVAQGFAASAFGPAAMAYITRHFPAHRRALAFAVLTSSFLASAVLAQVGAQALGDTQGWRAPFLTSALATAVVTGLTGLLLTRDVPDRSTRPSAAYRGMLAAATTPRLIPLFLVALAVLFGFVGLYAAIQLINPLDVAANPTELLTLRASALPAIVLAPVLMQPFSRVPPGYRLALSVTAAALFLVLAALSAPTVGSVALFTVLLGCFVLAIALAAPSALHVISANAAHNVSGASAMYSFWLFLGSTASAPVVAGFAPLGFTGVSVVFAVVMLLGAGAALLSARRSPNAAAATA; from the coding sequence ATGACAGAAACACTCCCCACGGCGGCCACGGGTGTGTCGACAGCGGCGCCGACCCGGGGGCGCGGCTATCTCGCGGTGCAACTCCTGCTGCTGTCGGCCGGTGCCCTGGTCGCGACCGGACAGATGTACCTACCTCTGCCGCTATTGCAGCTCATCGCGGATTCCACTGGCGGAACGGTGCAGGCGGCGAGCTGGACGGTCACAGCGTTCGCCGCCGGTTACGCGGTCGGTTTCCTGGTGCTGGGCCCCCTCGGTCCACGGGTCGGCTACCGCGGGATGATCACCCTCGGGCTCGGCGTCACGGCTGCTCTCACCCTCCTGGCGGGAAGCATGCCAACTATCCAGTTGGTTCTGGTGGTGCGAGTGGCGCAGGGGTTCGCGGCCTCGGCCTTCGGCCCGGCCGCCATGGCCTACATCACCCGGCACTTCCCCGCCCACCGCCGCGCGCTCGCGTTCGCCGTGCTGACCAGCTCGTTCCTCGCCTCCGCCGTCCTCGCCCAGGTCGGTGCCCAGGCGCTGGGCGACACCCAGGGGTGGCGCGCCCCCTTCCTCACCTCCGCCCTGGCGACCGCCGTCGTGACCGGACTCACCGGACTCCTGCTGACACGCGACGTCCCCGACCGGTCCACCCGCCCCTCGGCGGCCTACCGCGGGATGCTGGCGGCGGCGACCACCCCGCGGCTCATACCGCTGTTCCTGGTGGCACTGGCCGTGCTGTTCGGTTTCGTCGGCCTGTACGCCGCGATCCAGCTCATCAACCCCCTGGACGTGGCCGCGAACCCGACCGAACTGCTCACCCTGCGCGCCAGCGCCCTGCCCGCCATCGTCCTGGCGCCGGTGCTCATGCAGCCCTTCAGCCGCGTGCCCCCGGGATACCGGCTCGCGCTCAGTGTCACCGCCGCCGCCCTGTTCCTGGTACTGGCCGCGCTGTCGGCGCCCACCGTCGGATCGGTCGCCCTGTTCACCGTGCTGCTGGGGTGCTTCGTGCTCGCCATCGCCCTGGCCGCCCCCTCCGCCCTGCACGTGATCAGTGCCAACGCCGCCCACAACGTGAGCGGTGCCTCCGCGATGTACAGCTTCTGGCTGTTTCTGGGGTCCACCGCCTCGGCGCCCGTCGTGGCGGGCTTCGCCCCGCTCGGTTTCACCGGGGTGAGCGTCGTCTTCGCCGTGGTCATGCTCCTCGGTGCGGGAGCCGCCCTGCTGTCCGCCCGGCGCTCCCCAAACGCGGCCGCCGCAACGGCGTAG
- a CDS encoding response regulator, with product MTVRVAVADDQALVRMGLNVLIEAEEDLESAGEAADGRQAVELVRARHPDVILMDVRMPGMDGIAALREIASDERLSGTRVVVLTTFELDEYVFDALRGGACGFLIKDSEPAELLRAIRLAAEGESLLSPSVTRRVISAFVSRQPSGTPRPELGSLTEREREVLALVGEGLSNEEIAGRLVVSPDTARTHVSRAMVKLHARDRAQLVVLAYRAGLVG from the coding sequence ATGACGGTGCGGGTGGCGGTGGCCGACGACCAGGCCCTCGTCCGCATGGGGTTGAACGTGCTCATCGAGGCCGAGGAGGACCTGGAATCCGCCGGGGAGGCGGCGGACGGCCGGCAAGCGGTGGAACTGGTGCGCGCCCGGCATCCCGACGTCATCCTGATGGACGTGCGGATGCCCGGGATGGACGGCATCGCCGCGCTGCGCGAGATCGCTTCCGACGAGCGGCTGTCCGGGACCCGGGTCGTCGTGCTGACGACGTTCGAACTGGACGAGTACGTTTTCGACGCGCTGCGGGGCGGAGCCTGCGGGTTCCTGATCAAGGACAGCGAACCCGCGGAACTGCTGCGCGCCATCCGGCTGGCAGCCGAGGGCGAGTCGCTGCTGTCCCCGTCGGTGACCCGGCGGGTCATATCCGCCTTCGTGTCGCGGCAGCCGTCCGGGACGCCGCGGCCCGAACTGGGATCGCTCACCGAGCGGGAGCGGGAGGTGCTGGCCCTGGTGGGGGAGGGGCTGTCGAACGAGGAGATCGCCGGCCGCCTCGTGGTCAGCCCGGACACAGCACGCACCCACGTCAGCAGGGCCATGGTGAAACTGCACGCCCGGGACCGCGCGCAGCTGGTCGTGCTGGCCTACCGCGCCGGGCTGGTCGGCTGA
- a CDS encoding TetR family transcriptional regulator encodes MATRDASATRRKLLEAGRGEFAESGIAGARIDRIAERAGVNKERVYGHFGSKEKLFQAVLDAAKAEHSASLPTPGEDIGEWVGRVYDAQRNNPTMLRLMMWESLYYGTGPAPDEEQRADHYADKIVAVARTLGIEPDSTAARTVLSLLGLAAWSQAMPQSARLLLGPDAHTERGRAEMREHVVRMARAAVRGVAPPEPDNTEATA; translated from the coding sequence ATGGCAACACGGGACGCGTCGGCGACGCGGCGCAAGCTACTGGAGGCCGGCCGCGGGGAGTTCGCCGAGTCGGGGATCGCCGGAGCCCGCATCGACCGCATAGCGGAACGCGCCGGGGTGAACAAGGAACGGGTCTACGGCCACTTCGGCAGCAAGGAGAAACTGTTCCAGGCGGTGCTCGACGCGGCGAAGGCCGAACACTCCGCATCCCTGCCCACCCCGGGTGAGGACATCGGGGAGTGGGTCGGGCGGGTGTACGACGCCCAGCGGAACAACCCGACGATGCTGCGGCTGATGATGTGGGAGTCGCTGTACTACGGCACGGGTCCCGCCCCGGACGAGGAGCAGCGCGCCGACCACTACGCCGACAAGATCGTCGCCGTCGCCCGGACGCTCGGGATCGAACCGGACAGCACCGCCGCGAGGACCGTGCTGTCCCTCCTCGGGCTCGCGGCGTGGTCCCAGGCCATGCCGCAGTCCGCCCGGCTGCTGCTGGGGCCGGACGCCCACACCGAGCGGGGCCGCGCCGAGATGCGCGAGCACGTGGTGCGCATGGCACGCGCGGCGGTGCGGGGCGTCGCACCGCCGGAACCCGACAACACGGAGGCTACGGCCTGA
- the lon gene encoding endopeptidase La has product MTEARSSVTLPVLPLDDDAVLPGMVVPVDMSEPEVRAAVEAAQAENDSESKVPGVRSNTSQGKPRVLAVPRIDGSYAGTGAVAILEHTGRTPDGSQAAVLRATARARVGSGTAGPGTALWVSADIHNTEAPEGGYPGKVHEQARELKSLFTTYLQKRGAWQVLDGIQQLDDPGQLADRGGYSPFLTASQKLELLETHDVSERLTRLSTWIRDYLTELDVAESIEQDVQEGVDKQQREFLLRRQMDAIRKELNELNGTPGSEEDDYRQRVDNADLPDHVRDAALTEVDKLERAGDSAPESGWIRTWLDTILAMPWNSRTDDVYDIPGAREVLDADHAGLTDVKERIVEYLAVRKRREEQGLGVVGGRRSGAVLALVGPPGVGKTSLGESVARSMGRAFTRVALGGVRDEAEIRGHRRTYVGALPGRIARAVKEAGTMNPVVLLDEVDKLGSDFRGDPTSALLEVLDPAQNHTFRDHYLDVDLDLSDVVFLATANDLESVPAPLLDRMELVELDGYTEDEKVTIAVDHLLPRQLEKAGLAGEDAGISAAALRRIATEYTREAGVRGMERTVARVLRKIAASAALGEQELPVTVDADDLPGYIGRPKHTPESADRTAVPGVATGLAVTGTGGDVLFVEASLADPETGGSGLTLTGHLGDVMKESAQIALSYLQSHGAELELPVGDLKDRGVHLHVPAGAIPKDGPSAGVTMAAALASLLSGRRARWDVGMTGEVSLTGRVLPIGGVKQKLLAAHRAGATTVLIPARNEPDLDDVPEDIRDQLTVHAVSDIRQVLELALEPAGTAEQARPMVA; this is encoded by the coding sequence ATGACCGAAGCTCGCTCCAGCGTGACGCTGCCCGTACTCCCTCTCGACGACGACGCCGTCCTCCCCGGGATGGTCGTCCCGGTTGACATGTCCGAGCCCGAGGTCCGCGCGGCGGTCGAGGCAGCGCAGGCGGAAAACGACAGTGAATCCAAGGTTCCCGGAGTCCGGTCGAACACCAGCCAGGGCAAACCGAGGGTGCTGGCCGTCCCCCGCATCGACGGTTCCTACGCCGGCACCGGCGCTGTCGCGATCCTGGAACACACGGGCCGCACACCCGACGGAAGCCAGGCGGCGGTCCTGCGGGCGACGGCCCGCGCCCGCGTCGGCAGCGGTACCGCCGGCCCGGGTACGGCCCTGTGGGTCTCGGCCGATATCCACAACACGGAGGCCCCCGAGGGCGGTTATCCCGGCAAGGTCCACGAGCAGGCGCGCGAACTCAAGTCGCTGTTCACCACCTACCTGCAGAAACGCGGCGCCTGGCAGGTGCTGGACGGTATCCAGCAGCTCGACGACCCAGGGCAACTGGCCGACCGCGGCGGCTACTCCCCCTTCCTGACCGCCTCCCAGAAGCTGGAACTGCTGGAGACCCACGACGTCTCCGAGCGGCTCACCCGCCTCAGCACGTGGATCCGCGACTACCTGACCGAACTGGACGTGGCCGAGAGCATCGAGCAGGACGTCCAGGAGGGCGTGGACAAGCAGCAGCGCGAGTTCCTGCTGCGCCGCCAGATGGACGCGATCCGCAAGGAGCTCAACGAACTCAACGGCACCCCCGGAAGCGAGGAGGACGACTACCGCCAGCGGGTGGACAACGCCGACCTCCCCGACCACGTCCGCGACGCCGCCCTGACCGAGGTGGACAAGCTGGAGCGCGCCGGCGACTCCGCCCCCGAGTCCGGGTGGATCCGCACCTGGCTGGACACCATCCTGGCGATGCCCTGGAACAGCCGCACCGATGACGTGTACGACATCCCGGGAGCCCGCGAGGTCCTGGACGCCGACCACGCCGGACTCACCGACGTCAAGGAACGCATCGTGGAGTACCTCGCGGTGCGCAAACGCCGGGAGGAACAGGGGCTCGGCGTCGTCGGCGGCAGGCGCAGCGGCGCGGTGCTCGCCCTGGTCGGCCCGCCCGGTGTCGGCAAGACCTCGCTGGGGGAGTCGGTGGCGCGCTCCATGGGGCGCGCGTTCACCCGGGTCGCCCTCGGCGGAGTCCGGGACGAGGCCGAGATCCGCGGGCACCGGCGCACCTACGTCGGGGCACTGCCCGGCCGCATAGCCCGGGCCGTCAAGGAGGCCGGGACGATGAACCCGGTGGTGCTGCTGGACGAGGTGGACAAGCTCGGCAGCGACTTCCGCGGGGACCCCACCTCGGCCCTGCTGGAGGTGCTCGACCCGGCGCAGAACCACACCTTCCGCGACCACTACCTGGACGTCGACCTCGACCTGTCCGACGTGGTGTTCCTCGCGACCGCCAACGACCTGGAGTCCGTCCCCGCGCCTCTGCTGGACCGGATGGAACTGGTCGAACTCGACGGTTACACCGAGGACGAGAAGGTCACGATCGCCGTGGACCACCTGCTGCCGCGCCAGCTGGAGAAGGCGGGACTCGCGGGTGAGGACGCCGGGATCTCCGCCGCGGCGCTGCGCCGCATCGCCACGGAGTACACCCGGGAGGCCGGTGTGCGCGGCATGGAGCGCACCGTCGCGCGGGTGCTGCGCAAGATCGCGGCCAGCGCAGCCCTGGGTGAGCAGGAGCTTCCCGTGACCGTCGATGCCGACGACCTCCCCGGCTACATCGGCCGGCCCAAGCACACTCCCGAGTCGGCCGACCGGACGGCGGTTCCCGGGGTGGCCACCGGACTGGCGGTCACCGGTACGGGCGGGGACGTGCTGTTCGTCGAGGCGTCGCTGGCGGACCCGGAGACGGGCGGCAGCGGTCTGACCCTGACCGGCCACCTCGGGGACGTGATGAAGGAGTCCGCCCAGATCGCGCTCTCCTACCTGCAGTCCCACGGTGCGGAACTGGAACTGCCCGTGGGGGACCTGAAGGACCGCGGGGTGCACCTGCACGTCCCCGCCGGCGCCATCCCCAAGGACGGCCCCAGCGCCGGTGTCACCATGGCCGCGGCGCTGGCGTCGCTGCTGTCGGGGCGCCGCGCGCGCTGGGACGTGGGGATGACCGGTGAGGTCTCGCTCACCGGCCGGGTGCTGCCGATCGGCGGTGTGAAGCAGAAACTGCTGGCGGCGCACCGCGCGGGGGCGACCACGGTGCTGATCCCGGCCCGCAACGAGCCCGACCTGGACGACGTGCCGGAGGACATCCGGGACCAGCTCACGGTGCACGCGGTGAGTGACATCCGCCAGGTGCTGGAGCTGGCGCTGGAGCCGGCCGGCACCGCCGAACAGGCGCGGCCGATGGTCGCCTGA
- a CDS encoding ABC transporter substrate-binding protein — protein MSVPTARPRPAAALAASLPLLLVASGCGYLAGESGQGLDPDSAACEPFQEWQGISGTVDIYASIRAEEGQRMQRAWQDFTDCTDIDIQYEGSGEFEAQIQVKVDGGNAPDIAFFPQPGLLTRFAEDGEALPLPDEVRQRAEEGWTDDWLDYARTDGELYGTPLGANVKSLVWYSPEVFDDNGYEIPQTWSEMTDLSDRMVDDGITPWCAGIESGEATGWPATDWLENVMLREHGPEVYDQWVNHEIPFDDPKVADALERVDTILRDGDYVNGGHGGVKSIVTTSSQDAGLPVLDKECGMHMQGSFYAANWPEDTDVSEDGEVFAFNLPPIGEDGENPVLGGGEFTAAFADRPEVVAVQEYLATVDYADRRAAEGAWFSAHRDLDLDGLDNPNDRYSAELLRSPDTVMRWDGSDNMPAAVGAGTFWRGMTNWINGDDTEKTLTYVEDSWPD, from the coding sequence ATGTCCGTGCCCACCGCCCGACCACGCCCCGCCGCGGCCCTGGCCGCCAGCCTCCCGCTGCTCCTCGTCGCGAGCGGATGCGGCTACCTCGCGGGCGAGAGCGGCCAGGGTCTCGACCCCGACTCGGCCGCATGCGAACCCTTCCAGGAATGGCAGGGAATCAGCGGAACCGTCGACATCTACGCCTCCATCCGCGCCGAGGAGGGCCAGCGGATGCAGCGGGCGTGGCAGGACTTCACCGACTGCACCGACATCGACATCCAGTACGAGGGCAGTGGCGAGTTCGAGGCCCAGATCCAGGTCAAGGTCGACGGGGGGAACGCGCCCGACATCGCCTTCTTCCCCCAGCCCGGCCTCCTCACCCGGTTCGCCGAGGACGGAGAGGCGCTCCCGCTGCCGGACGAGGTGCGCCAGCGCGCCGAGGAGGGCTGGACCGACGACTGGCTGGACTACGCCCGTACCGACGGCGAGCTCTACGGCACCCCGCTCGGGGCCAACGTCAAGTCCCTCGTGTGGTACTCCCCCGAGGTGTTCGACGACAACGGCTACGAGATCCCGCAGACCTGGTCGGAGATGACCGACCTCAGCGACCGGATGGTCGACGACGGCATCACCCCGTGGTGCGCCGGCATCGAGTCCGGCGAGGCCACCGGCTGGCCCGCCACGGACTGGCTGGAGAACGTGATGCTGCGCGAGCACGGCCCCGAGGTCTACGACCAGTGGGTCAACCACGAGATCCCGTTCGACGACCCCAAGGTCGCCGACGCGCTCGAACGGGTGGACACCATCCTGCGCGACGGCGACTACGTCAACGGCGGGCACGGCGGTGTGAAGAGCATCGTCACCACCTCCTCCCAGGACGCCGGGCTGCCCGTCCTGGACAAGGAGTGCGGGATGCACATGCAGGGCTCCTTCTACGCCGCCAACTGGCCCGAGGACACCGACGTCTCCGAGGACGGCGAGGTGTTCGCGTTCAACCTCCCGCCCATCGGCGAGGACGGCGAGAACCCCGTCCTCGGCGGCGGGGAGTTCACCGCCGCCTTCGCCGACCGGCCCGAGGTGGTCGCGGTCCAGGAGTACCTGGCGACCGTCGACTACGCCGACCGCCGCGCCGCCGAGGGCGCGTGGTTCTCCGCCCACCGGGACCTCGACCTCGACGGGCTGGACAACCCCAACGACCGCTACTCCGCCGAACTGCTGCGCTCCCCGGACACCGTGATGCGCTGGGACGGCTCGGACAACATGCCGGCCGCCGTCGGCGCGGGGACCTTCTGGCGCGGGATGACCAACTGGATCAACGGTGACGACACCGAGAAGACCCTCACCTACGTGGAGGACTCCTGGCCCGACTAG
- a CDS encoding carbohydrate ABC transporter permease: MGFDILTELPKLLWLAIGVSAFLAAVGLLLIVVDQGPRTRYDWWQALCFLSPAALLLLGGLVYPATRTTVLSFMDGSGDTWVGLGNYVWMFTEPETLVVLRNTLLWVVLAPVLATAVGLVYAVLVDRSRFEAVAKSLLFMPMAISFVGASIIWKFVYAYKRPQDDQIGILNQLVVWAGGEPRQWLLIEPLNTLLLIVVLIWIQAGFAMVVLSAAIKAIPADIVEAARIDGVNGWQLFWRITLPSVWPTATVVLITISVQTLKVFDIVRTMTGGQFSTSVIANEMYNQAFRYSELGHGSALAVFLFVLVIPLVLIQIRNTRRTREAQ; the protein is encoded by the coding sequence ATGGGTTTCGACATCCTCACCGAGCTGCCCAAACTTCTCTGGTTGGCGATCGGCGTGTCGGCGTTCCTCGCCGCCGTGGGACTGCTGCTGATCGTCGTCGACCAGGGGCCCCGCACCAGGTACGACTGGTGGCAGGCGCTGTGCTTCCTCAGTCCGGCCGCCCTCCTGCTGTTGGGCGGACTCGTCTACCCGGCGACCCGCACCACCGTGCTGTCGTTCATGGACGGCTCCGGCGACACCTGGGTGGGCCTGGGCAACTACGTGTGGATGTTCACCGAGCCCGAGACGCTGGTGGTGCTGCGCAACACGCTGCTGTGGGTGGTTCTCGCCCCGGTGCTGGCCACAGCGGTCGGCCTGGTCTACGCGGTACTGGTGGACCGTTCGCGGTTCGAGGCCGTCGCCAAGTCGCTGCTGTTCATGCCGATGGCGATATCGTTCGTCGGCGCCAGCATCATCTGGAAGTTCGTCTACGCCTACAAGCGGCCCCAGGACGACCAGATCGGGATCCTGAACCAGCTCGTCGTGTGGGCCGGCGGCGAACCGCGCCAGTGGCTGCTCATCGAACCGCTGAACACGCTGCTGCTCATCGTCGTCCTGATCTGGATCCAGGCCGGGTTCGCGATGGTGGTGCTGTCCGCCGCCATCAAGGCCATCCCTGCCGACATCGTCGAGGCCGCCCGGATCGACGGGGTGAATGGCTGGCAGCTCTTCTGGCGCATCACACTGCCCAGCGTGTGGCCGACGGCCACGGTCGTGCTGATCACGATCTCCGTACAGACCCTGAAGGTCTTCGACATCGTGCGGACTATGACCGGGGGCCAGTTCTCCACCTCCGTCATCGCGAACGAGATGTACAACCAGGCGTTCCGTTACAGCGAGCTCGGCCACGGGTCCGCGCTGGCCGTCTTCCTGTTCGTCCTGGTCATCCCGCTCGTTCTCATCCAGATCCGCAACACCCGGCGCACTAGGGAGGCCCAGTGA
- a CDS encoding Gfo/Idh/MocA family oxidoreductase: protein MSSASASGSDLHVAVVGYGKGGAVFHAPLIDATPGMRLSAVVTGNPQRQEAARERYPNADVLASADELWERSGEIDVAVVTTPNDTHAPLARSALKSGMAVVVDKPFAVSAAEARELAEEAERLEQVLTVYQNRRWDSDFLTAWKLVDEGTLGRVHRFESRFERWRPESKGTWRERGSAESGAGILYDLGPHLIDQAINLFGPVASVYAELDARRSGVTADDDAFLALTHTCGVRSHLWMSALTAQLGPRLRILGDEAAFTVAGFDSQEERLDRGERPDAPDWGVEPESAWGQVGRDGALRSVSSEHGDYPAFYAAVRDAVASGEPAPVGLHEVVHGLEVIEAAQRSASTAQVVRP from the coding sequence ATGAGCTCTGCGAGTGCTTCCGGATCGGACCTGCACGTGGCCGTCGTCGGGTACGGCAAGGGTGGCGCGGTGTTCCACGCGCCGCTGATCGACGCCACTCCGGGGATGCGGCTGTCCGCCGTGGTCACCGGAAACCCCCAGCGCCAGGAAGCGGCGCGCGAACGCTACCCGAACGCCGACGTGCTCGCGTCGGCCGACGAGCTGTGGGAGCGCTCCGGGGAGATCGACGTCGCCGTGGTGACCACACCGAACGACACCCACGCCCCGCTGGCACGCTCCGCGCTGAAGTCCGGCATGGCGGTGGTCGTGGACAAACCGTTCGCGGTGTCCGCGGCCGAGGCGCGCGAGCTCGCCGAGGAGGCGGAGCGGTTGGAGCAGGTGCTGACCGTGTACCAGAACCGCCGGTGGGACAGTGACTTCCTCACTGCCTGGAAGCTGGTGGACGAGGGAACGCTGGGCAGGGTCCACCGGTTCGAGTCCCGGTTCGAGCGGTGGCGCCCGGAGAGCAAGGGGACGTGGCGGGAACGCGGAAGCGCGGAGTCGGGAGCGGGGATCCTGTACGACCTGGGTCCGCACCTCATCGACCAGGCCATCAACCTCTTCGGGCCGGTCGCCTCGGTCTACGCCGAACTCGACGCGCGCCGGTCCGGGGTCACCGCCGACGACGACGCCTTCCTCGCCCTCACCCACACCTGCGGGGTGCGTTCCCACCTGTGGATGAGCGCGCTCACCGCCCAGCTCGGACCGCGGCTGCGGATCCTGGGCGACGAGGCCGCGTTCACCGTGGCGGGTTTCGACAGCCAGGAGGAGCGGCTCGACCGGGGCGAACGTCCCGACGCTCCCGACTGGGGGGTCGAGCCCGAGTCCGCGTGGGGACAGGTGGGCCGCGACGGCGCGCTGCGTTCCGTGTCCAGCGAGCACGGTGACTACCCGGCGTTCTACGCCGCCGTGCGGGACGCTGTCGCCTCCGGCGAGCCGGCGCCGGTGGGGCTGCACGAGGTGGTGCACGGCCTCGAGGTGATCGAGGCCGCCCAGCGTAGCGCCAGTACCGCCCAGGTGGTCAGGCCGTAG
- a CDS encoding carbohydrate ABC transporter permease: MTPATTPAVRRVGQRLSGHAGSVAALVLAVLWTVPTAGLLISSLRPEEHIKTSGWWTFLSQPEVTLRNYDEVLFGDATSGQLASYFVNSFTIAVPTMVFVVGIAALSAYGLAWMRFPGRDWLFVGIFALQIVPLQMSLVPLLQVFSEGISVGGVQVMPAWELSGAFQFTTVWLAHTIFGLPLGIFLMHNFVSQLPRTLIEAARADGAGHGAIFRRIVLPLTVPALVSLAIFQFLWVWNDLLVALIFAGGSVEVAPLTVRLAELAGTRGDEWQRLTAGAFVSMIVPLLVFFALQRYFVRGLLAGSVKG, translated from the coding sequence GTGACCCCCGCGACGACACCGGCCGTGCGGCGTGTCGGACAGCGCCTGTCCGGCCACGCCGGCAGTGTGGCGGCACTCGTGCTCGCCGTCCTGTGGACCGTCCCGACGGCGGGACTGCTCATCTCCTCGCTGCGTCCCGAGGAGCACATCAAAACCTCCGGCTGGTGGACGTTCCTCTCCCAGCCGGAGGTGACCCTGCGCAACTACGACGAGGTCCTGTTCGGCGACGCCACCTCCGGGCAGCTCGCCAGCTACTTCGTCAACTCCTTCACCATCGCCGTCCCCACCATGGTCTTCGTGGTCGGGATCGCGGCGCTGAGCGCCTACGGCCTGGCGTGGATGCGCTTCCCCGGACGCGACTGGCTCTTCGTGGGGATATTCGCGCTGCAGATCGTCCCGCTCCAGATGTCGCTGGTACCGCTGCTGCAGGTGTTCTCCGAGGGGATCTCCGTCGGCGGGGTGCAGGTCATGCCGGCATGGGAACTGTCCGGAGCGTTCCAGTTCACCACGGTGTGGCTCGCCCACACCATCTTCGGCCTCCCGCTGGGCATCTTCCTCATGCACAACTTCGTCTCCCAACTGCCGCGCACCCTCATCGAGGCCGCCCGTGCCGACGGGGCGGGCCACGGCGCCATATTCCGGCGGATCGTTCTGCCCCTGACGGTGCCCGCCCTGGTGTCACTGGCGATCTTCCAGTTCCTGTGGGTGTGGAACGACCTGCTGGTCGCGCTGATCTTCGCCGGCGGCAGTGTGGAGGTGGCGCCGCTCACCGTCCGCCTGGCGGAACTGGCCGGCACCCGCGGCGACGAGTGGCAGCGGCTCACCGCCGGCGCGTTCGTGTCGATGATCGTGCCACTGCTGGTGTTCTTCGCGCTGCAGCGCTACTTCGTGCGCGGCCTGCTCGCCGGGAGCGTGAAGGGGTGA
- a CDS encoding sensor histidine kinase: MDTPVEPAGQAGRSRWRRKLALDAPLGLVAGALTLLGAHWHAARSNGWDPGPPGAQGPPGPPWGAAGDVGLPPSAYACAVVIVGCVAVRRIWPRGAFAVAALAIAVFVGTGNGYGPVLLGPALLVFAMAAAFPPRSWVPWTALMLPLVVVLGLDRPYLGLVDTDTAARLVLVLAVVAVPAALGVIARTYRENARRERERALAESAHQERLRIAREVHDVVGHSLSVINMQAGAALHVLGSRPDQVESSLTAIRQTSKDALDELRGTLAVFRDPRAARGANREPLPGLADLDELVDSSSGAGGRVASVRTVGEPVTLPAAVDHAAYRIVQEALTNVVRHAGGADAAVRITYRPREVVVEVTDEGPARPQDEPAAGGGTAGMRERAAAVGGSLSVGPRSGGGYAVRAVLPLDTPSERP, from the coding sequence GTGGACACCCCTGTGGAACCCGCGGGACAGGCCGGCCGGTCCCGGTGGAGGCGGAAGCTCGCCCTGGACGCGCCCCTGGGACTGGTGGCGGGTGCGCTCACGCTGCTGGGAGCCCACTGGCACGCCGCCCGGTCGAACGGTTGGGACCCCGGCCCTCCGGGAGCGCAGGGCCCTCCCGGGCCGCCGTGGGGCGCTGCCGGGGACGTCGGGCTCCCGCCGAGCGCCTACGCGTGCGCCGTGGTCATCGTCGGCTGCGTGGCCGTGCGCAGGATCTGGCCACGCGGCGCGTTCGCCGTGGCGGCGCTGGCCATCGCGGTCTTCGTCGGTACCGGTAACGGCTACGGGCCGGTCCTGCTCGGTCCGGCGCTGCTGGTGTTCGCCATGGCGGCGGCGTTCCCACCGCGTAGTTGGGTGCCGTGGACGGCACTGATGCTGCCGCTGGTGGTGGTCCTGGGACTGGATCGTCCCTACCTCGGGCTGGTCGACACGGACACCGCGGCGCGGCTGGTGCTCGTCCTGGCGGTGGTGGCCGTGCCGGCGGCGCTGGGGGTGATCGCGCGTACCTACCGGGAGAACGCCCGGCGGGAGCGCGAACGCGCCCTCGCGGAGTCCGCCCACCAGGAGCGGCTGCGTATCGCGCGGGAGGTGCACGACGTCGTCGGCCACAGCCTCTCGGTGATCAACATGCAGGCGGGGGCGGCACTGCACGTGCTGGGCAGCCGTCCGGACCAGGTCGAGTCCTCGCTGACCGCCATCCGGCAGACGAGCAAGGACGCGTTGGACGAGCTGCGCGGCACGCTCGCGGTGTTCCGCGACCCCCGGGCCGCGCGGGGTGCCAACCGGGAGCCGCTGCCGGGCCTGGCCGACCTCGACGAGCTCGTGGACTCCTCCTCCGGGGCGGGTGGCCGGGTGGCGAGCGTGCGCACGGTCGGCGAACCGGTTACGCTTCCCGCGGCCGTGGACCACGCCGCGTACCGCATCGTCCAGGAGGCGCTGACGAACGTGGTGCGGCACGCCGGCGGTGCCGACGCGGCCGTGCGGATCACCTACCGCCCGCGGGAGGTCGTCGTGGAGGTCACGGACGAGGGGCCGGCCAGGCCCCAGGACGAGCCCGCCGCCGGCGGCGGCACCGCGGGTATGCGGGAACGCGCCGCCGCGGTCGGGGGAAGCCTGTCGGTCGGGCCGCGGTCCGGCGGCGGTTACGCGGTGCGCGCCGTGCTGCCGTTGGACACCCCGTCGGAGCGGCCATGA